A genomic window from Natrinema sp. HArc-T2 includes:
- a CDS encoding NADH-quinone oxidoreductase subunit A, with translation MNDWIAIGALALVGVLIPFSMIMVSYLLRPTVPETSKRATYESGEIPTGGTRVRFNIQYYMVALLFLVFDIETVLLFPWAVAYQDALAADIPLARALGPMLAFVAILLVGLAWAWRTGAVQWARTPRQLDTDRP, from the coding sequence ATGAATGATTGGATCGCCATCGGGGCACTGGCGCTCGTCGGGGTACTGATACCGTTCAGTATGATCATGGTATCGTATCTCCTGCGGCCCACGGTTCCCGAAACGAGTAAACGCGCCACCTACGAGAGTGGCGAGATTCCGACCGGCGGAACGCGCGTCCGGTTCAATATTCAGTATTACATGGTTGCGCTGCTGTTCCTCGTCTTCGATATCGAGACCGTCCTCCTGTTTCCCTGGGCGGTCGCCTATCAGGATGCGCTCGCGGCGGATATCCCGCTTGCCCGCGCGCTCGGGCCGATGCTGGCGTTCGTCGCCATCTTGCTCGTCGGACTCGCGTGGGCGTGGCGCACAGGCGCGGTACAGTGGGCACGGACACCCCGCCAACTGGATACTGACAGACCATGA
- a CDS encoding NADH-quinone oxidoreductase subunit B: MSSEQPRQQIYDSTAPSTDTRDSRIGEGADDRFNSKLREAFGSTPFILTKFDKFMNWVRGNSMFMLQFGIACCSIEMMHTYAIKHDLDRFGAGVPRASPRQADVMIVPGTIVSKFGPRMKRVYDQMPEPKFVVGMGSCTISGGPFQEGYNVVKGAEEIIPVDIHVPGCPPRPEALVYGILKLQERIRNGESTPVVVKPYELEEFGDLPKDELVQKLADDIDEEDLVMRYNWADSP, encoded by the coding sequence ATGAGTAGCGAACAACCACGCCAACAGATCTACGACAGCACCGCACCGTCGACGGACACCCGCGACTCGCGGATCGGTGAGGGTGCCGACGACCGTTTCAACTCCAAGCTTCGCGAGGCCTTCGGGTCGACCCCGTTCATCCTCACGAAGTTCGACAAGTTCATGAACTGGGTGCGGGGCAACTCGATGTTCATGCTCCAGTTCGGGATCGCGTGTTGCAGCATCGAGATGATGCACACGTACGCGATCAAGCACGACCTGGACCGCTTCGGGGCTGGCGTTCCGCGCGCCTCGCCCCGACAGGCCGACGTGATGATCGTTCCCGGGACGATCGTCTCCAAGTTCGGCCCCCGCATGAAACGGGTCTACGACCAGATGCCTGAACCCAAATTCGTCGTCGGCATGGGCTCGTGTACGATCTCCGGCGGCCCCTTCCAGGAAGGATACAACGTCGTGAAGGGTGCCGAGGAGATCATCCCCGTCGACATCCACGTCCCCGGCTGCCCACCGCGGCCGGAGGCGCTCGTCTACGGCATCCTCAAGCTGCAAGAACGGATCCGCAATGGCGAGTCGACGCCCGTCGTCGTGAAACCGTACGAACTCGAGGAGTTCGGCGACCTGCCGAAGGACGAACTCGTCCAGAAGCTCGCGGACGACATCGACGAAGAGGACCTCGTAATGCGCTATAACTGGGCTGATTCACCATGA
- a CDS encoding NADH-quinone oxidoreductase subunit D: MSTGLERETAVEVTEDELEAIVGDRALARDDHLNAPGFVIRPDDVQDVLKDLRDEAGFDHLANLTAQEYPDRYESIYHLRKYADPTQEVSVVVPTTTDDPVSQTAEPVFRTADWHEREAFDLVGIDYEGHPDPRRILLPETWQGHPLSRGYDQEKPQLVTLTEHANPIQPDHHDDESDTMFLNIGPHHPATHGVLHIETVLDGETVVDVDPDIGYLHRCEEQMCQQGTYRHQIMPYPDRWDYVSAGLLNEWAYARVAEDLADIDVPEYAQVIRTMGAELCRIASHMLALATFALDVYGDFTAIFQYGMRDREVVQDILEDLTGQRLMFNYFRLGGVAWDLPEPREEFIEKTRDFLDGLPAKVDEYNDLLTANEIFQIRTHDTGILEPEVAKQYGCTGPVARGSGIDYDLRRDDPYGYYDNLEWDVVTEDGCDNYSRVLVRMQEVEESAKIIEQCLDLLEDWPEDERTVQSNVPRTLKPDADTEIYRSVEGAKGELGIYIRADGTDKPGRFKIRSPCFHNLSALPEMSEGEYIPDMIASLGSLDIVLGEVDR, from the coding sequence ATGAGCACAGGACTCGAACGAGAGACGGCAGTCGAGGTCACCGAAGACGAACTCGAGGCGATCGTCGGTGACCGCGCGCTCGCACGCGATGATCATCTGAACGCGCCGGGATTCGTCATCCGCCCGGACGATGTCCAGGACGTCCTCAAAGACCTCCGGGACGAGGCCGGGTTCGACCACCTTGCCAATCTGACCGCACAGGAGTATCCGGACCGGTACGAATCGATCTACCACCTCCGGAAGTACGCCGACCCAACGCAAGAAGTGTCGGTCGTCGTCCCGACCACGACCGACGACCCGGTCAGCCAGACCGCCGAACCCGTCTTCCGCACTGCCGACTGGCACGAACGAGAGGCGTTCGACCTCGTCGGCATCGATTACGAGGGTCACCCTGATCCGCGACGGATCCTCCTGCCCGAGACCTGGCAGGGCCATCCGCTCTCGCGAGGCTACGACCAGGAGAAACCCCAGCTGGTGACGCTGACGGAACACGCCAATCCGATCCAGCCCGACCACCACGACGACGAGTCGGACACGATGTTCCTCAATATCGGGCCACACCACCCGGCGACCCACGGTGTGCTCCACATCGAGACGGTGTTAGACGGCGAAACCGTCGTTGACGTCGATCCCGACATCGGCTACCTGCACCGCTGTGAGGAACAGATGTGCCAGCAGGGAACCTATCGCCACCAGATCATGCCGTACCCGGACCGCTGGGACTACGTCTCGGCCGGTCTCCTGAACGAGTGGGCCTACGCACGCGTCGCCGAAGACCTCGCGGACATCGACGTCCCCGAGTACGCCCAGGTCATCCGGACGATGGGTGCCGAACTCTGCCGGATCGCCTCGCATATGCTCGCGCTTGCGACGTTCGCACTGGACGTCTACGGCGACTTCACCGCCATCTTCCAGTATGGGATGCGCGATCGCGAGGTCGTCCAGGATATTCTCGAGGACCTGACCGGCCAGCGGCTCATGTTCAACTACTTCCGACTCGGTGGGGTCGCCTGGGACCTGCCCGAACCCCGCGAGGAGTTCATCGAGAAGACACGCGACTTCCTCGATGGCCTCCCTGCGAAGGTCGACGAGTACAACGACCTGCTGACCGCAAACGAGATCTTCCAGATCCGGACCCACGACACCGGGATCTTAGAGCCCGAGGTCGCCAAACAGTACGGCTGTACCGGCCCCGTCGCCCGCGGGTCGGGCATCGACTACGACCTCCGGCGGGACGACCCCTATGGCTACTACGACAACTTGGAGTGGGACGTCGTCACCGAGGACGGCTGTGACAACTACAGCCGCGTCCTCGTCCGCATGCAGGAGGTCGAGGAGTCCGCGAAGATCATCGAGCAGTGTCTCGACTTGCTCGAGGACTGGCCCGAGGACGAACGCACTGTCCAGAGCAACGTCCCGCGGACGCTGAAGCCGGACGCGGACACCGAGATCTACCGGAGCGTCGAGGGAGCGAAAGGGGAACTCGGGATCTACATCCGAGCGGACGGGACGGACAAACCGGGTCGGTTCAAGATCCGGAGTCCGTGTTTCCACAACCTCTCGGCGCTGCCCGAGATGTCCGAAGGGGAGTACATCCCCGACATGATCGCCTCGCTTGGCAGCCTCGACATCGTCCTCGGAGAGGTGGACCGCTAG
- a CDS encoding NADH-quinone oxidoreductase subunit H gives MTGAPVAATAVASALSTVPLQDTVLLPERIGELTGLDGLGLGGELIATLVSAVVIGSLMLTMTALAGPWAKRKITASFTDRIAVNQLGPWGIGIIIVDAVRMLSKELVIPEGVDRPAYDLAPIVVVASALLGFAVIPMGNGIHLADPEVGLAYVFAVSGIASLGLVMAGYSSANKYSLLGGLRAVAQNIAYEIPLVITGMSIVIFAGTLQLGEIVAAQHETLVEIAGISIPTWYAFVNPFAFVLFLVANFAEVGRNPFDTPEAPTEIVAGYQTEYSSVYFVLIYLGEFLHIFLGGAIIATIFLGGPAGPVLPGIVWFIIKIWAVFFATQWLRSAVPRVRIDQLIEIGWKGLLVLAFANLVLTAVIVGLIA, from the coding sequence ATGACCGGCGCACCTGTCGCCGCGACCGCTGTGGCGTCGGCGCTGTCGACGGTCCCGTTGCAGGATACGGTGTTGCTCCCCGAGCGAATCGGGGAGTTGACCGGGCTCGACGGGCTCGGTCTCGGCGGGGAACTGATCGCGACGCTCGTTTCGGCTGTCGTGATCGGAAGTTTGATGCTGACGATGACTGCACTCGCGGGGCCGTGGGCGAAACGAAAGATCACCGCCTCGTTTACCGATCGGATCGCAGTCAACCAGCTCGGCCCCTGGGGGATCGGCATTATCATCGTCGACGCCGTGCGGATGCTCTCGAAAGAACTCGTGATTCCGGAAGGCGTCGACCGGCCGGCGTACGATCTTGCGCCGATCGTCGTCGTCGCCTCGGCACTCCTTGGCTTTGCCGTCATTCCGATGGGCAACGGGATCCACCTCGCAGACCCTGAAGTCGGGCTCGCGTACGTCTTCGCCGTCTCCGGGATCGCCAGCCTCGGGCTGGTGATGGCCGGCTACTCGTCGGCGAACAAGTACTCGCTGCTCGGCGGACTGCGTGCGGTGGCACAGAACATCGCCTACGAGATCCCGCTGGTCATCACCGGGATGTCGATCGTGATCTTCGCCGGTACGCTGCAGCTGGGCGAGATCGTTGCCGCCCAACACGAGACGCTGGTCGAGATCGCGGGCATCTCGATTCCGACGTGGTACGCGTTCGTCAACCCCTTCGCGTTCGTCCTCTTTCTGGTGGCGAACTTCGCGGAGGTCGGTCGCAACCCCTTCGACACGCCGGAGGCACCGACCGAGATCGTCGCGGGGTATCAAACCGAGTACTCCTCGGTCTACTTCGTGTTGATCTACCTCGGTGAGTTCCTTCACATCTTCCTCGGTGGGGCGATCATTGCGACGATCTTCCTCGGTGGGCCCGCAGGCCCTGTCCTGCCGGGCATCGTCTGGTTTATTATCAAGATCTGGGCGGTGTTCTTCGCGACGCAGTGGCTGCGTTCGGCGGTGCCACGCGTCCGGATCGACCAACTGATCGAGATCGGCTGGAAGGGGCTGCTCGTGCTGGCCTTCGCCAATCTCGTCCTGACTGCGGTAATCGTGGGGCTGATAGCATGA
- a CDS encoding NADH-quinone oxidoreductase subunit I, producing MIGILKSMATTMKHALDGSTFTVEYPETAPDVSPRFRGVHKFSQERCIWCRQCENVCPNDTIQIVTNDQRQGEQYNLHIGQCIYCRLCEEVCPVDAILLTENFEFTADTKHDFVYNKEQLKAVPWYKDIDPLAAREPDRDAWVGEGEGEVDYQ from the coding sequence ATGATCGGGATACTCAAATCGATGGCAACGACGATGAAACACGCACTGGACGGCTCCACCTTCACAGTGGAGTATCCGGAGACTGCACCGGACGTCTCGCCGCGCTTTCGCGGCGTCCACAAGTTCAGCCAGGAGCGGTGTATCTGGTGTCGGCAGTGTGAGAACGTCTGTCCGAACGATACGATCCAGATCGTCACGAACGATCAACGACAGGGCGAACAGTACAACCTCCACATCGGCCAGTGTATCTACTGCCGGCTCTGCGAGGAGGTCTGCCCCGTCGACGCCATCCTGCTCACGGAGAACTTCGAGTTCACCGCGGACACGAAACACGATTTCGTCTACAACAAAGAGCAGCTGAAGGCAGTGCCGTGGTACAAAGACATCGACCCACTCGCCGCCCGCGAACCCGATCGGGACGCGTGGGTCGGTGAGGGTGAAGGAGAGGTCGATTACCAGTAA
- a CDS encoding NADH-quinone oxidoreductase subunit J, with the protein MNYELIAFALFALLTLASAVGVVLMQDPWHSALLLGVALLSVAIHYVMLAAEFVAMMQVLVYVGGVLVLITFAVMLTQRDDSDTDEVVQA; encoded by the coding sequence ATGAACTACGAGCTGATCGCGTTCGCGCTGTTTGCGTTACTTACGCTTGCCAGCGCGGTGGGTGTCGTGCTCATGCAGGACCCGTGGCATTCGGCGCTCCTGCTGGGCGTGGCGCTGCTCAGCGTGGCAATCCATTACGTGATGCTGGCGGCCGAATTCGTCGCCATGATGCAGGTTCTCGTCTACGTCGGCGGGGTCCTCGTCCTCATCACGTTCGCTGTCATGTTGACCCAGCGCGACGATTCCGACACGGACGAGGTGGTACAGGCATGA